The nucleotide sequence CGATTATGGTCATTGATGCTAGACTTCTTAAGTAGGGTAAATATTCATTTATTTTGGACTCTTTAAATTTTCCTGAATGTGCTATTTTAGACCTTAGACCATATATTAACCCAACGTTTTTAAATATTCTCTCACCAAAAGTATCTTCCTCAGACAACAAAACAGCTATATTTCTTTTAATACGATAGTTCAATTCTGTTGTTGCTTCAACAACTGTTTCAAGTGAAATACATAAACTTAAGTATTCCATGTCTTTAAAATTCATCAAAAAACTTGAAATGTAAGAGTTGAAAGCTGGAATGAGATAACTTATATGCTCATATCTTTCTGTAAATATTGTAATTAATCTGTTAATATCATCTATAGAACTATCATAGTAATAAAAATAATCTTTAAACGGTTTTCCAAAGGTCATCTCACGTACATAATACCTATCATACATAAAGAACTCTAAAGTTTTCTCATACCTCCTAATACCAAACAAACATTGTAAAGTAATGTTCGATGGATTAATTAATAATAAAATGTTTCTAACCTTAAACAAATCCAACTCTGTTACATCCTTCGTGCTATCTATTGGTACTAAAGCGTAATTTTTGTCAATTTTTTTATATTTAGAATTATCATACTCTTTGATTGCATTCTTTAATATCTCTGAATTATCCTCTATACCAGCTATATATTGTTCAAATTCTTCTGATTCTCTTTCAATGAACTTTAAATTGAGAATACTAAAATCAAGTTTACTTAAATCGGCTCTATTACCCCCAAATAAGGCAAAATAAGTTTCTCTATCGTCCAAAATTGCTGCTTTGTCTGTCATTTATATAATTATTAAAATGCGTTCTTAAATTTACATTAATCACCTTAAACAAAAACTAAACAAACTATTAATCTTACAATTATAATTCATAACTTTGAACATCATTAAGAACTACATTGAGTAGTGGCAACCTGCCAAAACAGGCGAAGGTGCTTTAACAATGAGCCTTAACAAAGGAAAAATATGTGTGTAATCAGCAAAACAGTTATAAGAATTAAAAGGCTCTTAAAATACAAGAGGTTAAGTAACCAACAGTTTAAACTGTATTTAGATTATGACCTTGTGTTCTATGATATAAACTTCGATGGTCTCTCTATCAATTTCGTTTATAATGAATCTGAACTATATGATAATACTATAGAGGGTGTCCCTGCATGTATAAAACTCCAAAGACCAGACAAAAAAAGTTATGAGTTTTACCCTGATATTATAGACAATTCCAAGTTACAACGAGGGCAAAAATTTGCCATTTTAGAGTTTAAGTATATAGGTTGGTACTCAACTAAATCTGTAACAACTGTTCAAAGGATGAGGTTGACAGATATAAGAATAGAGAAAACCTAAATATTACAAATAGATTAAGTAATTTTACGTTACAAACATTAGAGTAAATTATAAGAAAAAAGATTTAAAACATTAAAATATAATATAGCGTTAGCTATTATTCTTGTTATCGAAATACTGGTAATATTTAAACTTCACAAGCATAATAGACTGAACGCCCTTTTATGGGCGTGGTCTTTCTTATTTGTGAAGTGGGTTATACCAGTAACCTCGATAACGGTAAGCTAAGTTCCACGCTTTTTTTTTATTATCAACCATCACTCTGGAACTGGGTGCTAATACATACAATATGAAAGTTATCTGGTTCATACTATCTTACGGTCTAATCTTACTCATACTATTTTTCCCCATTATCTTGTTAAGTGATGAAATAGAAAAGTTAGGTATTGAAGAGGGTTTACAAATTATTATTTGGCTATTATTACCCATTCTACCAAGTTTTAAAATCTCTTCAGTATTATTTAAAAAGTATAAGGGTAATGAGTTTTCTAAAATTACTAACATTCAAGCAATAACAGGTATTATGGAGCTTCTAATACCTTCAGGGTTGACATTCCTTCTATTCGAATACACAGATAAATACAACGTGGGAAGATATTATTTAGCAGATGAGATACCGTTTGTGTTTTCAGGGGTATTTTATATTATACTATTACTTGAATGGATACGAAGGTACAGGTCAAAGAAAGACAGCTATGCAATCTTTAGATATATTTATGTCTTATTCATGATAATAGTATTTATACTGAGCATACAATATATAGAAATGTTAGTTGATTAAGTATATAATAAAACTCTATAGAATTTGTACAAAGTAACACTCAACTGGGTTGATAATCTCTATAAAAATAACTTTTGGCAGGATATAAGATTCAAAAAGCTTAAGTCTGGTTACCCAAAATTTGATTTTCCAGAACATCTTATTGATGAGGTTGAATTGGAGGAGTTTCTTTTAGTGGAAGACAACAGACTCCCCCTATTTATTGGTTCGCAATATGGAATACATCCCAATCCCGAAGAAACTTTTAAAGGTTATGATAGGTCTATACTTGTTGCTAAACTTGATAAATCTTTATTATCTGGTCATGTTTCTGGATTAAGCATTTGCAGCTACAAAGGAGGTAGGTTTTATGAAATAGAGTTTTTTAAGAACTAAAATTTTTGAGAAAAATCGGGAGACAAAGGACTCTGTATAATTTACCCCCTATTACGTCAAAAGGAAAATCAGTTTTAAATGAAGCCCCCCTATAAGACAAAACACTTTTAAACAAAAACTTTTGGACTTTTTAAAATCACTATCATAGAGAGAGGCTAAATGTATCCTTTATACTGATTACATAAACTTATAGTAATATATTTATTTTTGTAGTGTTTAGACCTAAGGATTGAATAGGAGAACTCAGTAATAACAGCTAATAGACTTGTTTTTACAGATTGTCACTTGTTTGTTTTGTATAATCTGCTGCAAAAATCTTAACTTGCCATTAATTCAATTTAGAAGGTGTAACTTTCTTCAAAGGGTAACTTAATATTCATTGATGTTTGTTATATCGACATTTGTTCTTTGGAATATCGAATGCCATATATATAAGATTCATTATTCAGCTTAAAACACACTTTTTAACCCTAATGTGGGGAACATGTGGGGAAAGAAATTTCATGAAAACAAAAAACCCCTTGAAAATCAAGAGGTTTCTTAAAAGTTTCGCGGAGAATGAGGGATTCGAACCCCCGGAGGTGTGACCCTCAACAGTTTTCAAGACTGCCGCATTCGACCACTCTGCCAATTCTCCAGTGTTAAATCTCATCAGGTATCCCCTGAATGCGGGTGCAAATATAAGATGCTTTTTCAAAAAAAAGAACTTTTATTTAATTATTTTACTTCAACATTATTATATGTGTATTTTTGAATTCATGGAACACTGGTATCACTACCTCTTATTAATTATTGTAGGCTTTGCTGTTGGATTTATAAATACTTTAGCTGGAGGTGGTTCGCTACTATCTCTACCAGTTTTAATCTTTTTAGGATTACCTCCAAGTGTTGCAAACGGAACCAACAGGGTGGCGATAGTAATACAAACAGCAATGGCTGTTTTTGGATTTAAAAGTAAAGGTGTTAGTACATTCCCTTTTAATGCTTATTTAGGTGGCGCAGCATTAATTGGAGCTATTATAGGTGCGAATATTGCTGTAGATATTAATGGGGCAGTTTTTAATAAAATCTTGGCTATAGTAATGATTACTGTTATTTTAATTATCATTTTTATGCCAAAAACAAACCTTACAAATATTACTGAGAGAGTTACAGGAAAATACCTTTGGGTTGGAATGTTAGCCTTTTTCTTTTTTGGAGTTTATGGCGGATTTATAAATGCAGGACTAGGGTTTATTATGATTTTATTTTTGCATTTTTTTAATCATATGACATTAGTAAGAGCCAATGCAACAAAAGTGGCTGTTGTTTTTATGTACACCTTATCTGCATTAATTGTTTTTGTAGTTAATGATAAAGTAAATTGGTTAATAGGCCTTGTTTTAGCTATAGGAAATGGTACAGGAGCATGGGTATCTAGTAGAGTATCTGTATCAAAAGGAGATAAATTTGTAAAAACGTTTTTGATAATTATGGTAAGTCTTATGGCTATTAAACTATGGTTTTTTAATAAGTAAACTATTTTTAATTGAGTATTTTACAGTTTTTATAACGCTTTACGATATATTGATGTTTAATTTTGCATCAAATTAAAATGAAAATGGATATTATTGAAAAACTACAATGGCGTTACGCGACTAAAAAATTTGATACAACTGCTGAGGTATCTGGTGATAAATTAGAAATTTTAAAAAATGCATTTAATTTAACAGCATCCTCTTATGGACTACAACCTATAAAACTAATTATTGTAAATAATAAAGAATTACAAAAAAGTTTGGTTGAGCATTCTATGGATCAGGAGCAGGTAGCACAAGCGTCTCATGTTTTTGTATTTTGTATAGAATCTAAAATTGATACGAATTACATCAATACGTATTTTGAACGTGTAAAATCTATAAGAAATACGCCTGATGAGATTTTAAACCCATTTAAAGAGTTTTTAATTGAAGATTTTAATGAAAAATCTATTCAAGATGTTAAACTTTGGGCTACAAAACAAGCCTATCTTGCTCTAGGTAATATGTTAACTGTATGCGCTATTGAAGAAATTGATGCATGCCCTATGGAAGGTTTTAACCCTGATGCTTATAATACGATATTGAATTTAGAAGAAAAGGGATTGCAGTCTGTTTTAGTTATGCCAATAGGGTATAGGACTACTGATGATATATTTGCTGACTTTAAAAAAGTGAGAAAAGATATTACAGAAAGTATTTTTGAACTTTAATTAATAAGGTGTATAATCCATAATTTCTAATCCATAGCCTATGATCCCTACACGTTTTGTTTGCGTACTGGCATTAGAAACCAGATTAAGTTTATGAATATTTAAATCATGTAGTATTTGAGCACCAATACCAAAATCTTTAGAATCCATTTTTAATTTTGGAGCTTTAGATACTATATTTTCTTTTTGAATTTCTTTTAAAATACTTAAACGTTTTAATAAGTTATTAGATTTACTTTCTTTATTAATAAATACTATAGCGCCCTTTCCTGCTTTATTAATAAGATTAAACATATCGTCTAATCGCTTATCCGCATTATTGGTTAATGTTCCAAGAATATCGTTGTTTACTAGACTTGAGTTAATTCTGGTAAGTACAGTTTCGTTAGTAGACCATTCTCCTTTAGTTAAGGCAATATGTACTTGATCGTTTGTTGTTTGTTGATAAGCTCGTAAGCGAAATGCACCAAATCTAGTTTCGATAGTAAAATCTTCCTTTTTTTGGATAAGAGAATCATGTTGCATTCTATATGCTACTAAATCTTCAATAGAAACTATTTTTAAATCAAACTTTTTAGCCACTTCCATAAGTTGTGGTAAACGTGCCATTGTGCCATCTTCATTCATGATCTCTACAATTACTCCTGCCGGTTTTAAACCAGCTAACCTTGCAAAATCAATAGCGGCTTCAGTATGACCTGTTCTCCGTAATACACCACCTTCTTTAGCAACCAAAGGAAAAATGTGACCAGGACGTGCTAACTCAAATGGTTTTGTATTAGTATCTACTAATGCATTTACCGTTGTAGCCCTATCACTTGCCGAAATACCAGTGGTAACACCTTTACCTTTTAAATCTACAGAAACGGTAAATGCTGTTTCCATAGGATCGGTATTATTATTTACCATCATACCCAGCTCTAGCTCTTTACATCTACTTTCTGTAAGAGGCGCACAGATAAGTCCACGTCCATGGGTAGCCATAAAATTAATAACCTCTGGAGTTATTTTTTCTGCAGCAGTTAAAAAATCACCTTCATTTTCTCGATTCTCATCATCTACTACTATGATAACTTTACCATCTCGAATATCATTTATAGCATCTTCTATAGTATTTAATTGAATTTTTTGAGTTGAAGTATGAGCAGTTTCCGCCATAATAATTTCAATTTTTTGCAAAGATAGTTAAGAATAAGTTACTTAATTAGTTTTAAACCTTTATTCATCCTGTTTTTATGATAGATATAATGAATAAAGTAAAAAGGAATCCCTAATATAATAGAGATTATTGTAATAGGTAATAATTTCTTACCTTTTAATTTATTAAAATTGAATTGATTTTTTACAGATTTAAAATAAGTGATTAAAAATAGAATCATAAAAAATATACCTATTCCTAATAATGTTTTTCCCAATACAGAAAAACCATTGTTTTTAAGAATAGCTCCTAATATACTAGGCGTTATACCTACAAAGTATAAAAAAATAGACATTTTAGAATTTTCTTCATAACTAGATTTATAGCGTAATGCATTTGTATAATTCTCATTAGTTAAATTTCCAGAGAATTTTAATTCTTGTTCTCTATAACCTCTTAAATTTAAAATTTTTAATGCTGTGTTTCTATAGTTTTCAGCTTGAGGATACAAATGAAAGTTTTTAACGATATCTATAAGCTTCTTATCATCGTAAGTATTTAAATTTAAATAAGATTCACTTGTTTCTTCTAAAATAGAATTATCCTTAATGGGAGGGATGGCTTCTTTAATCACTAATTTTTTAAGAGGTGAGAGTAACTCATCTATATCTATTAAACTTCTATCTTTTGTTGCTCTTGAAGTAAAGTAAATACCTAAAGGAAGCATTACTAATGTAGGTAACCATGTTGCAAAAATTGGATTGACACTACTATCTTCAGCACTATTTTTAGCAAAAATACCTATAAAATGATATGTTAAAAATATAAGTACAGCGATAACTATAGGAAGTCCTATCCCGCCTTTTTTAATTAATGCGCCTAATGGAGCTCCAACAAAAAATAAAATAACACACATTATAGCTAATGCATATTTTTCGTAATAAGAAATAATAGTTTTATTGAGATTTCTTTCTTTATTAAGAAATGTTCTCTTATTGTTCTCAATAATTTGAATAGTGCTTTTACTCGAATTTATTGCTAAGTTTAATAATTGCACACGCTGTTGAGGTTCAAAAATCTTGAGAAAATCATTTTCTTTATATAATGTGTCTTTTTTGGGATTAATATTGGTGTTTAATGCTGAAACCCTAGACCTGTCAAACAAATTTTTTGAAAGCCTTTCAAAATCAGTCCTTTTAACCACTCGTAATGTGTCTATAACACTATCTAAAGCTTTAACCCCAAACATAGAGTATTTTTTCACAGAACTTTCTTTTTTAAAATCTACATCATTTAAACCTGAAAGATCTACAAACAATGTTTGTGCTTTAGAATTAGATTTAATAAACTCCTGCCTTACACTTTTTTTAGCCAAATTTGCTTGTTCTACATTTTTATAAGTATTCGCATCAAATAAAACAAGTTTTATGACATTTGAGTTTATACTACTTACAAGTTCTCCAGTTTTAGCAATAGTAACACTAGATATTTTCTTATCTTTTTCGTTTTCTTTTTGATGAATGATCACATTTTTTAAAAACTGCCCTCGATCTCCGCTTTTTTCTTCAACTTTAATATTTACCGTAGGACCTATTTGATTAAATTGCCCTTCAGCGATAACGGCAGAAGGTTTTAATTGTGCAATATTTCGTCTTAAGTTATAAAAGTTAAACTCTGCAGCAGGAATTACATTATTAGCAAAAAAGAAAGTCACTATGGATAAGCCTAAAATAAAAACGCTTAAGGTTTTCATTGCACGCTGAAGCGAAATTCCAGTAGATTTCATCGCAGCAAATTCATAGTTTTCTGCAAATTTACCAAACACCATAATTGATGATAATAAAATTGTAAGAGGTAAAACTAAAACTACTAATCTAGGGGTAACATTTATTAAAAATCGTAAAATAATATCTATTTCTAGATCTTTACCTGCTAACTCTCTTATGTACAACCAAACAGATTGTAAGATAAAAATTAGCATCAATATAATAAAGACGCTGAAAAATGTTTTTAAATATGTAGTAAGTATATATTTATCAAGTATTTTCAAGAGAAAATTAATCTAATTTGTTGATATAATAATCTTTATATTTTTCTTCGTCAAAAGTAAATAAGGTTTTTGATAAAGGCTCATTTGTTTTAAAAGAATTAACAGTGAGTGTAGTTTTTGTATTATTATTTCCTATTTCAATAAGATTGTAAATATGTTTTGTTTTAGAATCAATACCTAAAAGTACTTGCTTGATTTCTGAATTTGAATCGATAGGAGTTAATTTTACATATTGCACTTTTCTACCTTGCACGTTTTGAACGATATCCATTGCATAATTATAATCATTTTCATAAAAGGATAGCATTTTACTAGGAGTTATAGTACTATCGTCTTCTGTGTTTTCTGTAGAAATAGTAACTTCTTCATCTTCTGGGCTTATACTGTATAATGTCGTTCCGTTAAAAATACGTGTGATACCAAGAATGTTTAAAATATATTTTTCACCTTGCATGATTACATTCCCACGAGTTTCTTGATTAATACCTTCTTCTTCATTTGTTAAAACATATTTAAAGTCAATTGCAATATTCTCATAAGCTTTTACTTTTTTGGATACTTGATCCAGTAAAGCTTTTGCTTCTGTTGAATTTTGAGACATTCCAAAATTGCTTAATAAAAGTGTTATTATAATAAGAGTAAGGGATTTCATTTTTTATATATTATTTTCGTTTTCTAATAATTGATCTAGAGCAGTTAAATCTGATACTAGCACTTGTCTAGCTTTACTACCTTCAAAAGGACCCACTATACCAGCAGCTTCTAATTGATCTATTAACCTGCCTGCTCTGTTATATCCTAGTTTTAATTTTCGCTGTAATAAAGAAGCAGAACCTTGTTGTGCAGTAACAATTACTACAGCCGCTTCTTTAAAAAGTTTATCTCTGTCTGAGATATCTATATCAATACCTGTGCCATTTTCTTCTCCTACATATTCAGGTAATAAATGGGCATCAGGATAAGCTTTTTGAGATCCAACAAATTCTGTAATGGCCTCTACTTCTGGAGTATCAACAAAAGCACATTGTATACGAGTAAGCTCATTACCTTGTGTGTAAAGCATATCTCCTCGGCCAATAAGTTGATCTGCACCAGAACCATCTAAAATTGTCCTAGAATCTATTTTAGAAGTTACTCTAAAAGCGATACGTGCAGGGAAATTGGCTTTAATAATCCCAGTAATTACGTTTACAGATGGACGTTGAGTTGCAATAATTAGGTGAATACCAATAGCTCTTGCTAATTGAGCTAATCTAGCTATTGGAGTTTCTACTTCTTTTCCTGCAGTCATTATTAAATCTGCAAACTCATCAACTACCAGTATGATATAAGGTAAAAATTGATGACCGTCATTGGGATTTAATTTCCGTGCTTTAAACTTTTCATTATATTCGATAATATTACGACACATTGCATTTTTAAGCATTTCGTAACGATTATCCATTTCTATACACAGAGAATTAAGTGTATTAATAACCTTGGTATTATCTGTAATTATAGCTTCTTCACTATCGGGAAGTTTAGCTAAATAATGACGTTCAATTTTATTGAAAAGAGTAAGCTCAACTTTTTTGGGGTCTACTAAAACAAACTTCACTTCTGCCGGATGTTTTTTATAAAGCAGTGATGTTAATACAGCATTTAGTCCAACAGACTTACCTTGCCCAGTGGCACCAGCCATTAATAAGTGAGGCATTTTCGCTAAATCTACAACAAGAGTCTCGTTACTAATAGTTTTTCCTAAAGCAATTGGTAATTGCATTTCAGATTTTTGAAACTTTTGAGAAGCAATAACTGAACGCATTGAAACAATAGTTGCATTTTTGTTTGGAACCTCTATACCTATAGTTCCTTTTCCAGGAATAGGTGCAATAATTCGTATACCTAATGCAGAAAGCGATAAAGCTATATCATCTTCTAAATTTTTAATTTTTGAAATTCTTACTCCAGCATCTGGTACAATCTCATATAAAGTCACTGTAGGGCCTATGGTTGCTTTAATGCTAGAAATTCCAATTTTATAATTGCTTAAAGTTTCAACAATCTTATTCTTATTGTCTTCAAGCTCTTCTTGATTAATAGTAATCCCTTCTGTATTATATTTTTTTAACAGATCTAGAGGAGGGAATTGATAGTTTCCAAGTTCGAGAGTAGGGTCAAAACGACCAAAATCTTCAACAAGTTTATCTGATAAATTTTTTGTTTCTGATTGTTCCTCAACAATAGCATCTACTTTTATGTCAATGTCTTCTTCAACGGTATCTTCAACTGGAGCAATTTCAATATTTAATTCTTTCGAAGTATTTTCTGTTTTAGATTTGTTAATATTAGAATAATTAGTAATAGTCGGTTCTAAATTTTCTAATGGAATTTCAAATGATGATTTAATAGCTTCAGCTTCGGCAGTTAAATCATTATCCAATGGTATATAATCTTGAAAACTTTCTCCTTCTTTTTCTTCTACTTTAAACTCATCTTTAATGTTTTCTTTTGTTGATTTAAATAATTTTCCAAAATGTTGAGGTGTCATTTTAAAACGAGCAGCTAAATAAATAATTAAGCCTAATGCTAATAATAAAACAGTACCTATTTTACCAATATAATCTTGAAAAAAACTATTCATTTCAAAACCAATAGTTCCACCTAGTATAGAGTTATTGCTAAAAAAACCAAATAAAATGGAAATCCATATAGTTATTAAAGTACCCCAAAACCAATGACGTCTTAATCTAGATTTACTAATGTTTAATAAAAGATAAACACCTGATAAAAATATAAGTCCTGAAAAAATAAAAGATGCTACTCCAAAACCACGATAGATAAAAAAGTTACTTATCCAAGCCCCAGTTTTACTTAACCAATTTTCTACTTTAACATCTCTAGATGTAAATTCTGTTAAAGTACTTTGATCTACTTTGCCAGTAAATAAAAAAGATAAGAAGGCAAGAAAAAATAAAATACCAAGAATTAATAATAAGCTACCAAACACTAATTTTTGTTGATTAGATAAGGTTAAGCTTATTTTTTTAGATATTCTCTTTGACTTGGTTTTTTTCTTAGTTGTTTTTCTTTTGGCCATTTAAGGTTGGTTACGTTGTAACAAAAGTACAAATTACTAACGTTTATTCTAATGGTAATCGTATATTAAAAAATCTTTGGGAAATAAATTATAAACCCACCAATAACAGCTGCGACCGAAGCAATAAATACAGCGCCAGCTGCAATATCTTTTATAAAGCCAATTTTATGATGATGTTCAGGATGTACGAAATCGGCAATGGCTTCTATGGCAGTATTTATACCTTCTATACCAATAACCAATCCAATAGCAAGAATCTGTAAAATCCACTCAGTTGAAGATATTTGATAGTAAAACCCAGCAATCGTCATTATTATTGCTATAAATACCTGTGTTTTTATACTAGCCTCTGTTTTTATAAGAAGTACAGCTCCTTTAAAAGCATAAGAAATACTCTTTAATCTATTTGTTATAAAACTTTCTTTTTT is from Flavobacteriaceae bacterium and encodes:
- a CDS encoding sulfite exporter TauE/SafE family protein, which gives rise to MEHWYHYLLLIIVGFAVGFINTLAGGGSLLSLPVLIFLGLPPSVANGTNRVAIVIQTAMAVFGFKSKGVSTFPFNAYLGGAALIGAIIGANIAVDINGAVFNKILAIVMITVILIIIFMPKTNLTNITERVTGKYLWVGMLAFFFFGVYGGFINAGLGFIMILFLHFFNHMTLVRANATKVAVVFMYTLSALIVFVVNDKVNWLIGLVLAIGNGTGAWVSSRVSVSKGDKFVKTFLIIMVSLMAIKLWFFNK
- a CDS encoding NAD(P)H-dependent oxidoreductase, yielding MDIIEKLQWRYATKKFDTTAEVSGDKLEILKNAFNLTASSYGLQPIKLIIVNNKELQKSLVEHSMDQEQVAQASHVFVFCIESKIDTNYINTYFERVKSIRNTPDEILNPFKEFLIEDFNEKSIQDVKLWATKQAYLALGNMLTVCAIEEIDACPMEGFNPDAYNTILNLEEKGLQSVLVMPIGYRTTDDIFADFKKVRKDITESIFEL
- the ribB gene encoding 3,4-dihydroxy-2-butanone-4-phosphate synthase — its product is MAETAHTSTQKIQLNTIEDAINDIRDGKVIIVVDDENRENEGDFLTAAEKITPEVINFMATHGRGLICAPLTESRCKELELGMMVNNNTDPMETAFTVSVDLKGKGVTTGISASDRATTVNALVDTNTKPFELARPGHIFPLVAKEGGVLRRTGHTEAAIDFARLAGLKPAGVIVEIMNEDGTMARLPQLMEVAKKFDLKIVSIEDLVAYRMQHDSLIQKKEDFTIETRFGAFRLRAYQQTTNDQVHIALTKGEWSTNETVLTRINSSLVNNDILGTLTNNADKRLDDMFNLINKAGKGAIVFINKESKSNNLLKRLSILKEIQKENIVSKAPKLKMDSKDFGIGAQILHDLNIHKLNLVSNASTQTKRVGIIGYGLEIMDYTPY
- a CDS encoding YjgP/YjgQ family permease, which codes for MKILDKYILTTYLKTFFSVFIILMLIFILQSVWLYIRELAGKDLEIDIILRFLINVTPRLVVLVLPLTILLSSIMVFGKFAENYEFAAMKSTGISLQRAMKTLSVFILGLSIVTFFFANNVIPAAEFNFYNLRRNIAQLKPSAVIAEGQFNQIGPTVNIKVEEKSGDRGQFLKNVIIHQKENEKDKKISSVTIAKTGELVSSINSNVIKLVLFDANTYKNVEQANLAKKSVRQEFIKSNSKAQTLFVDLSGLNDVDFKKESSVKKYSMFGVKALDSVIDTLRVVKRTDFERLSKNLFDRSRVSALNTNINPKKDTLYKENDFLKIFEPQQRVQLLNLAINSSKSTIQIIENNKRTFLNKERNLNKTIISYYEKYALAIMCVILFFVGAPLGALIKKGGIGLPIVIAVLIFLTYHFIGIFAKNSAEDSSVNPIFATWLPTLVMLPLGIYFTSRATKDRSLIDIDELLSPLKKLVIKEAIPPIKDNSILEETSESYLNLNTYDDKKLIDIVKNFHLYPQAENYRNTALKILNLRGYREQELKFSGNLTNENYTNALRYKSSYEENSKMSIFLYFVGITPSILGAILKNNGFSVLGKTLLGIGIFFMILFLITYFKSVKNQFNFNKLKGKKLLPITIISIILGIPFYFIHYIYHKNRMNKGLKLIK
- a CDS encoding outer membrane lipoprotein carrier protein LolA yields the protein MKSLTLIIITLLLSNFGMSQNSTEAKALLDQVSKKVKAYENIAIDFKYVLTNEEEGINQETRGNVIMQGEKYILNILGITRIFNGTTLYSISPEDEEVTISTENTEDDSTITPSKMLSFYENDYNYAMDIVQNVQGRKVQYVKLTPIDSNSEIKQVLLGIDSKTKHIYNLIEIGNNNTKTTLTVNSFKTNEPLSKTLFTFDEEKYKDYYINKLD
- a CDS encoding DNA translocase FtsK, translated to MAKRKTTKKKTKSKRISKKISLTLSNQQKLVFGSLLLILGILFFLAFLSFLFTGKVDQSTLTEFTSRDVKVENWLSKTGAWISNFFIYRGFGVASFIFSGLIFLSGVYLLLNISKSRLRRHWFWGTLITIWISILFGFFSNNSILGGTIGFEMNSFFQDYIGKIGTVLLLALGLIIYLAARFKMTPQHFGKLFKSTKENIKDEFKVEEKEGESFQDYIPLDNDLTAEAEAIKSSFEIPLENLEPTITNYSNINKSKTENTSKELNIEIAPVEDTVEEDIDIKVDAIVEEQSETKNLSDKLVEDFGRFDPTLELGNYQFPPLDLLKKYNTEGITINQEELEDNKNKIVETLSNYKIGISSIKATIGPTVTLYEIVPDAGVRISKIKNLEDDIALSLSALGIRIIAPIPGKGTIGIEVPNKNATIVSMRSVIASQKFQKSEMQLPIALGKTISNETLVVDLAKMPHLLMAGATGQGKSVGLNAVLTSLLYKKHPAEVKFVLVDPKKVELTLFNKIERHYLAKLPDSEEAIITDNTKVINTLNSLCIEMDNRYEMLKNAMCRNIIEYNEKFKARKLNPNDGHQFLPYIILVVDEFADLIMTAGKEVETPIARLAQLARAIGIHLIIATQRPSVNVITGIIKANFPARIAFRVTSKIDSRTILDGSGADQLIGRGDMLYTQGNELTRIQCAFVDTPEVEAITEFVGSQKAYPDAHLLPEYVGEENGTGIDIDISDRDKLFKEAAVVIVTAQQGSASLLQRKLKLGYNRAGRLIDQLEAAGIVGPFEGSKARQVLVSDLTALDQLLENENNI
- a CDS encoding diacylglycerol kinase family protein is translated as MSKKESFITNRLKSISYAFKGAVLLIKTEASIKTQVFIAIIMTIAGFYYQISSTEWILQILAIGLVIGIEGINTAIEAIADFVHPEHHHKIGFIKDIAAGAVFIASVAAVIGGFIIYFPKIF